A single genomic interval of Astyanax mexicanus isolate ESR-SI-001 chromosome 4, AstMex3_surface, whole genome shotgun sequence harbors:
- the LOC125801220 gene encoding uncharacterized protein LOC125801220 isoform X2 has product MPHVDAGAHDSLHHTSVEGGEDYAPESSSSQPPEEVEPLMCLSDVHTQVPVTVDNFHRRSSNVQGEVGMLAPSEVHNNLLRLLYIDAEVVFSAPMLQVFHLLPVAGLISVRDASNHCRVVRKLHNMTAWMERN; this is encoded by the exons atgccacacgttgatgctggagcacacgactctctccaccacacatctgtagaaggaggtgaggactacgctcccgagtccagctcgtctcagcctcctgaggaagtagagcctcTGATGTGCCTTTCTGatgtgcacacccaagtacctgtaacTGTCGAcaacttccaccgcagatcctccaatgtgcagggggaggtgggcatgcttgccccttctgaagtccacaataatctccttcgtcttctttacattgatgcagaggttgttttttCTGCACCAAtgctccaggtgttccacctcctgcctgtagctggactcatctctgttcgtgatgcatccaaccactgccgtgtcgtccgcaaacttcacaatatgacagcctggatggagag aaattaa
- the LOC125801671 gene encoding piggyBac transposable element-derived protein 4-like, translating to MARRTFTLAEVHDQLFRSDELEDESDDGSMAASMDSEDEDAFLRGIDAVLDIEVDSSSTVPPCVPPLEPLPGPSSSVDVPRTSAGGQANGSGTRRTGPPPAKRRVLIPSPPPPEISSHTSAVQQSYSDARSSRQRASAAEKCPAPSPPAALERWFDKSEEDEQPRPLQFRPRRTPGVQLDFQTDYSASDIFQLFFSKEVIRTLCSNTNKYAARRSVQGIKRQWTDVNADEMLKFLSITIYMGLMKPSATRDLWRKDRLHSHPFPASVMAGYRYEAISAYLHMSDPDADVKNDQLRGQPEYDGLFRLKPLQEQILAACRAYYQPHQNLSIDERMVATKARIRMKQYMKDKPTKWGYKLFILADSCSGYTCDFSVYEGKARKPTGNGLSFDAVVSLLHVPSLGTGYTVYVDNFYTSSMLFRHLHRIGFGACGTIRETRIGFPKTTANALPKKADRGEMRWIRDGPLLFVKWRDTRDVTMCSTLHKAYSGQSVQRRVRSKNGTWSTQQISVPEPVKAYNKFMGGVDLSDALIKYYSVTQKTRRWYVKLFLHFVDIAVVNSFIIQKEMALARQQKSLSQKSFREVLCMELADVGQPQVSIPAEVPSEPSMPPSPECGPQGCFPVPVPDMSTENRLKATQGRRKCVHCKMKTMFMCRSCSVPLCIIVDRMCFTEWHDQKSS from the exons ATGGCTAGGAGGACGTTCACTCTGGCTGAAGTTCATGACCAGTTGTTTAGGTCTGATGAGCTGGAAGACGAGAGTGATGACGGTTCAATGGCAGCTAGCATGGACTCGGAGGACGAGGACGCATTCCTGCGTGGAATTGATGCTGTGCTCGACAT TGAAGTGGATTCATCCAGCACTGTTCCACCTTGCGTCCCTCCTTTGGAACCACTCCCAGGACCTTCATCATCTGTGGACGTCCCTCGCACCTCCGCTGGAGGACAGGCTAATGGCAGTGGCACCAGGAGAACAGGCCCACCTCCAGCAAAAAGAAGAGTGCTCATACCATCACCTCCACCACCTGAAATCTCTTCGCACACCTCAGCTGTGCAACAATCATATTCAGATGCCAGATCCAGCAGGCAGAGAGCAAGTGCAGCGGAGAAGTGCCCAGCCCCATCACCACCTGCAGCACTGGAGAGATGGTTTGACAAGTCCGAGGAAGACGAGCAGCCTCGTCCACTGCAGTTTCGCCCCAGGAGGACCCCAGGAGTTCAGCTGGATTTTCAGACAGACTACAGTGCCTCTGATATTTTCCAGCTGTTCTTCAGTAAAGAGGTGATCCGTACCCTGTGCAGCAACACCAACAAATATGCGGCACGGAGAAGCGTGCAGGGCATCAAGAGGCAGTGGACAGATGTAAATGCTGATGAAATGCTTAAATTTCTCAGCATAACCATCTATATGGGACTGATGAAGCCTTCCGCTACTCGGGACCTGTGGAGGAAGGACCGCTTGCACAGCCATCCATTTCCTGCTTCTGTGATGGCTGGGTACCGGTATGAGGCTATCTCTGCATACCTGCACATGAGTGACCCAGATGCAGATGTCAAAAATGATCAGCTCAGAGGTCAGCCTGAGTACGATGGTCTCTTCCGGCTGAAGCCACTTCAGGAACAGATCTTGGCTGCCTGCAGGGCCTACTACCAGCCACACCAGAACCTCTCTATTGATGAGCGCATGGTGGCCACCAAGGCAAGAATCAGGATGAAGCAGTACATGAAGGACAAGCCCACCAAGTGGGGGTACAAGCTCTTCATCCTGGCTGACAGCTGCAGTGGCTACACATGTGACTTCAGTGTGTACGAGGGGAAGGCAAGGAAACCAACAGGAAATGGCCTGAGCTTCGACGCTGTTGTCAGTCTGCTCCATGTGCCCTCTCTGGGCACAGGGTACACGGTGTATGTTGACAACTTTTACACCAGCTCAATGCTCTTCCGTCACCTGCACAGAATTGGTTTTGGGGCCTGTGGAACCATCCGTGAGACCAGGATAGGCTTCCCCAAAACAACAGCCAATGCCCTGCCAAAAAAAGCAGACCGTGGTGAGATGCGATGGATCAGGGATGGCCCACTGCTGTTTGTAAAGTGGAGGGACACACGCGATGTCACAATGTGCTCCACTCTCCACAAAGCTTACAGCGGGCAGTCTGTGCAGCGTCGTGTCAGAAGCAAAAATGGAACCTGGTCCACCCAACAGATCTCTGTGCCGGAACCTGTGAAAGCATACAACAAGTTCATGGGGGGAGTTGACTTGTCTGATGCTCTCATAAAGTACTACTCTGTGACACAGAAGACCAGGCGTTGGTATGTGAAGCTGTTTCTTCATTTTGTTGACATTGCCGTGGTGAACAGCTTCATCATCCAAAAGGAGATGGCCCTGGCAAGGCAGCAGAAGTCTCTCAGCCAGAAGAGCTTCAGGGAGGTGTTGTGTATGGAACTGGCTGATGTTGGGCAGCCACAGGTATCCATACCTGCAGAAGTCCCCAGTGAGCCATCGATGCCTCCAAGTCCAGAGTGTGGACCACAGGGGTGCTTCCCTGTTCCAGTGCCTGACATGTCCACTGAGAATCGGCTGAAAGCCACACAAGGCAGAAGGAAATGTGTGCACTGCAAGATGAAAACAATGTTCATGTGTAGATCGTGCAGTGTTCCACTCTGCATAATTGTGGACCGAATGTGCTTTACAGAGTGGCACGACCAGAAGAGCTCTTAG
- the LOC125801220 gene encoding zinc finger protein 665-like isoform X1, with the protein MEKHHQRIHTGEKPYHCSDCGKSFTKQSHLKQHQHIHTGEKPYHCSDCGNSFNLQSSLKTHQRIHTGEKPYHCSDCGKSFTKQSHLKQHQRIHTGEKPYYCSDCGNSFNLQSSLKTHQRLHTGEKPYHCSDCGKSFITQSQLKIHQRIHTGEKPYYCSDCGKSFNQEGNLKRHQRIHSGEKPYHCSDCGKSFNRQSNLKKHQRIHTGEKPYHCSDCGKSFTKQSHLKQHQRIHTGEKPYHCSDCGNSFNLQSSLKTHQRIHTGEKPYHCSDCGKSFTTQSQLKIHQRIHTGEKPYYCSDCGKSFNQEGNLKRHQRIHSGEKPYHCSDCGKSFNRQSNLKKHQRIHTGEKQYYCSDCGKSFNQEGNLKRHQRIHTGVKPYHCSDCGKSFNQLNYLKNHQRIHTGEITISDVPLQ; encoded by the coding sequence atggagaaacatcaccagcgcattcacacaggagagaaaccatatcactgctcagactgtggcaagagttttactaaacagagtcatctcaaacagcatcagcacattcacacaggagagaaaccgtatcactgctcagactgtgggaatagttttaatctacagagtagtctcaaaacacaccagcgcattcacacaggagagaaaccgtatcactgctcagactgtggcaagagttttactaaacagagtcatctcaaacagcatcagcgcattcacacaggagagaaaccgtattactgctcagactgtgggaatagttttaatctacagagtagtctcaaaacacaccagcgccttcacacaggagagaaaccgtatcactgctcagactgcgggaagagttttattacacagagtcaACTCAAAattcaccaacgcattcacacaggagagaaaccgtattactgctcagactgtgggaagagttttaatcaagagggtaatctcaaacgacaccagcgaattcactcaggagagaaaccgtatcactgctcagactgtgggaagagttttaatcgacagagtaatctcaaaaaacaccagcgcattcacacaggagagaaaccgtatcactgctcagactgtggcaagagttttactaaacagagtcatctcaaacagcatcagcgcattcacacaggagagaaaccgtatcactgctcagactgtgggaatagttttaatctacagagtagtctcaaaacacaccagcgcattcacacaggagagaaaccgtatcactgctcagactgcgggaagagttttactacacagagtcaacTCAAAattcaccaacgcattcacacaggagagaaaccgtattactgctcagactgtgggaagagttttaatcaagagggtaatctcaaacgacaccagcgaattcactcaggagagaaaccgtatcactgctcagactgtgggaagagttttaatcgacagagtaatctcaaaaaacaccagcgaattcacacaggagagaaacagtattactgctcagactgtgggaagagttttaatcaagagggtaatctcaaacgacaccagcgaattcacacaggagtgaaaccgtatcactgttcagactgtgggaagagttttaatcaactgaattatcttaaaaatcaccagcgcattcacacaggagagataaCTATCTCAGATGTTCCACTGCAATAA